Proteins encoded together in one Telopea speciosissima isolate NSW1024214 ecotype Mountain lineage chromosome 6, Tspe_v1, whole genome shotgun sequence window:
- the LOC122665078 gene encoding probable carboxylesterase 9 — MKIQFNPDGSLRRLAELPTLEASMDDPYGDTRGILSKDVTLNPEKKTWVRIIRPKPDHLQPGIRLPLVLYFHGGGFHTFSAGTVFCNNLCERAARLVPCIVVSVSYRLAPEHRLPAAYEDADDALMWVKQQALDTINGGEPWVRELADFSRILLFGWNSGANIAFNARLRALDLDLGPLKILGVMMTQPLFGGEERTRSDLKYADDQMLPLTVSDLTWEMALPVGANRDHEYCNPWASPDLIQKLRKMGKVLVRGYGGDVTIDRQRGLVELLVKNGVKVVAHFDDVGFHGIDLIDSRRAVLTLNYLKDFINSTSSNS, encoded by the coding sequence ATGAAGATCCAATTCAACCCAGATGGAAGTTTGAGACGATTAGCAGAACTCCCTACTCTTGAAGCATCCATGGACGATCCTTACGGGGACACCAGAGGCATTCTAAGCAAAGACGTTACCCTTAACCCTGAAAAGAAAACCTGGGTTCGTATCATCCGCCCTAAACCGGACCATCTCCAGCCCGGAATTCGCCTCCCTCTAGTTTTATACTTCCATGGTGGTGGATTCCACACCTTCTCCGCCGGCACCGTCTTCTGCAACAATCTCTGCGAACGCGCCGCCCGATTAGTACCTTGCATTGTCGTGTCCGTGAGCTACCGTCTCGCACCAGAGCATCGTCTCCCCGCCGCTTACGAAGACGCAGATGATGCGTTGATGTGGGTGAAGCAACAAGCCTTGGACACCATTAATGGTGGGGAACCCTGGGTAAGGGAATTAGCTGACTTTTCTCGTATTTTGCTTTTTGGGTGGAACAGCGGGGCAAATATCGCGTTCAACGCGAGGTTACGAGCGTTGGATTTGGATCTTGGACCACTTAAGATCCTCGGTGTTATGATGACTCAGCCTTTGTTCGGTGGGGAAGAGAGGACCCGTTCTGATCTTAAATACGCCGATGATCAGATGTTGCCATTGACGGTGAGCGATCTGACGTGGGAGATGGCCCTACCTGTGGGAGCCAATAGGGATCATGAGTATTGCAATCCATGGGCCAGCCCTGATCTCATTCAGAAGCTGAGGAAGATGGGGAAAGTTTTGGTTAGAGGGTATGGAGGAGATGTCACCATTGATCGACAGAGAGGTTTGGTGGAGCTGTTGGTGAAGAATGGAGTTAAAGTTGTGGCTCACTTTGACGATGTGGGTTTCCATGGCATCGACCTCATTGATTCACGGAGGGCTGTTCTCACACTCAATTACTTGAAAGATTTCATTAATTCTACCTCTTCCAACTCCTAG